Proteins encoded together in one bacterium window:
- a CDS encoding PIN domain-containing protein produces MAVLVDTNILVYRFDARFPARQKIATEILRRGIAEDSIRVPHQAIMEFVAAVTRPLGSAAPLLPAQDAVREAEEMLTQFTVLYPDEMLLRTALRGAVAYQLSWFDAHLWAYAEHFGLSELVSEDFEQDRLYGSVRAVNPFL; encoded by the coding sequence GTGGCGGTCCTCGTTGACACGAACATCCTTGTCTATCGCTTCGACGCGCGGTTCCCAGCCCGCCAGAAGATCGCGACTGAGATTCTGAGACGCGGAATCGCAGAAGATTCGATACGTGTTCCCCATCAGGCGATCATGGAGTTTGTGGCAGCGGTGACCCGGCCGCTGGGCTCCGCGGCGCCACTACTGCCGGCGCAAGACGCGGTCCGGGAAGCAGAGGAAATGCTGACGCAATTTACGGTCCTGTACCCCGATGAGATGCTGTTGAGAACGGCTCTGCGCGGCGCGGTAGCGTATCAATTGTCCTGGTTCGATGCGCATCTGTGGGCATACGCGGAACATTTCGGCCTTTCGGAGCTGGTATCCGAGGATTTTGAGCAGGACCGCCTCTATGGAAGCGTTCGGGCGGTGAACCCGTTCCTCTGA
- a CDS encoding AbrB/MazE/SpoVT family DNA-binding domain-containing protein, translating to MPKVTSKLQVTVPKTVADHYGIRPGDEIEWLVSGDVIRVVPPGKKIKTLSAAERLRRFDLATVRQLKRNKQAHAASAQTRGWSREDLYRRGGPR from the coding sequence ATGCCGAAGGTAACGTCGAAGCTTCAGGTTACGGTTCCGAAAACGGTCGCGGACCACTATGGCATTCGCCCGGGGGACGAGATCGAATGGCTCGTGTCCGGCGACGTGATTCGGGTCGTTCCCCCGGGGAAGAAGATCAAGACATTGAGCGCCGCCGAACGGCTTCGCCGCTTCGACCTGGCCACCGTCAGGCAGTTGAAGCGAAACAAACAGGCTCACGCGGCATCGGCGCAAACTCGCGGGTGGAGTCGGGAGGACCTGTATCGTCGTGGCGGTCCTCGTTGA
- a CDS encoding MFS transporter has product MAPANRSEANPRVLLLLNNLLQLVTNCAWYIGTPFISLYLVSHGASVGAVGAVAGLSGIAPLAIALHLGGLVDERGPTLVFVGSVVLFGLGAAMLAAFPGIVEVTVAYTLLIASNTGLAVASQAVVAGASTDATRIRNYGYYAVSYSAGAVAGPVIGGYLAARFGYAAAFLAMALFMAPSLAVAAVMRVPPAADRRSVAARAVHTVIGPILKEHGVAAVMFVSSIMNCAQALQGTFYPLYLSHVGLSPTLIGVAIAAISVASMAVRMLLAGAVARLGQKGALVGAMALSAVAFAVTPIARKLVPLLGVSALMGASLGFTQPLSMSLLAESVAQPFWGAAFGIRQSVQRVASIVSPLIFGVASTARGVEFAFYLGALVLAGAAGITAKVTDGFGRRPEE; this is encoded by the coding sequence ATGGCGCCGGCCAATCGTTCCGAAGCGAATCCTCGGGTCTTGCTACTGCTCAACAACCTGCTGCAGCTGGTGACGAACTGCGCCTGGTACATCGGAACGCCCTTCATCTCGCTCTATCTCGTGTCGCACGGTGCGTCCGTCGGGGCTGTTGGGGCGGTGGCCGGCCTGTCCGGAATCGCACCGCTCGCCATCGCGCTACACCTGGGCGGTCTCGTCGACGAGCGCGGCCCGACGCTTGTGTTTGTGGGGTCCGTCGTGCTGTTCGGACTCGGGGCGGCGATGCTGGCCGCGTTTCCCGGGATCGTCGAGGTCACGGTCGCCTACACGCTCCTGATCGCTTCGAATACCGGGCTCGCCGTCGCGTCCCAGGCCGTCGTGGCCGGCGCGAGCACCGACGCCACGCGCATCAGAAATTACGGCTACTACGCGGTGTCGTACTCCGCCGGCGCCGTCGCGGGGCCGGTGATCGGCGGATATCTGGCCGCGCGGTTCGGCTATGCGGCCGCGTTCCTTGCGATGGCGCTGTTCATGGCGCCGTCGCTCGCCGTCGCGGCGGTGATGCGGGTTCCCCCGGCCGCGGATCGGCGCAGCGTCGCCGCGCGGGCGGTTCACACGGTGATCGGGCCGATCTTGAAGGAACACGGGGTCGCGGCGGTGATGTTCGTCTCGAGCATCATGAACTGCGCGCAGGCGCTGCAGGGCACGTTCTATCCGCTGTACCTGTCGCACGTAGGATTGTCGCCCACGCTGATCGGGGTCGCGATTGCCGCCATCAGCGTGGCGTCGATGGCCGTCCGCATGCTTTTGGCCGGCGCCGTCGCGCGGTTGGGGCAGAAGGGCGCCTTGGTCGGTGCGATGGCCCTCAGCGCGGTGGCGTTCGCCGTAACGCCGATTGCACGGAAGTTGGTCCCGCTGCTCGGCGTGTCGGCGCTGATGGGGGCGAGTCTCGGGTTTACGCAGCCGCTGTCGATGAGCCTGCTGGCCGAGTCGGTGGCTCAGCCCTTTTGGGGCGCCGCGTTCGGGATTCGGCAGAGCGTGCAGCGGGTGGCCAGCATCGTCAGCCCGCTGATATTCGGAGTCGCGAGCACGGCCCGGGGCGTGGAATTCGCGTTCTATCTCGGCGCGCTGGTGCTCGCCGGCGCTGCCGGCATCACGGCGAAGGTGACCGACGGGTTCGGCCGCCGTCCCGAAGAGTAG
- a CDS encoding HD domain-containing phosphohydrolase, whose product MENAGDARPAAETPGGAAPEDDAPPPAFATRLAEAGKMLRSGAPAESPVAAIARALLVVSEADHAAIFFRSPTGVVTCPWSHNLSEQYVAELATPDGVNPWIHILRHPELTCMDLPKTRRRVDPAPWIVPDVLALSSDHAALLDRFVRENLRAMFVWPLSRDGRVTAALACYYDTPHECAEEEQQTMRAFAAQATAVLGEDPSPAGGPVRRDTQQAPGAGWPRRAPTGPAVADRPSTPAQPAAAAEAAGLAAERAALEADAHRLAGEREKLAAARQELETAQAHAAEARRRIAAEQQQVADERGRLTEAQRSHAAERDRLAGVQRQVEVERVRLAEARAAFDAERARHEGDGERLTAARTEAASEETRLAADRTRLHEEHTRLETLRRDLEAQGVRLAGDRAALEADTRRFADSQAILAAEKDRLAETRRALEAEAVRLSAERRALDAERAQPAAPPGAADAAPAKDRQFTGTEEKRVPPVHEVEPVATTYADLVGRVGVANVSDIDKQIVAVARHLDAHNGHIADYGKRLAEWAEALARALRCSDQDVASTRRAALLHDIGKIDVPAATLKKATAPTDDELGMIRQEPAIAHQMLKDADGLNDVATILRHRFERWDGAGHPDRLTGKAIPLGARVLAVVDAYGEMITGRPGVPKLYYRDAIAGLQRESGTRFDPEVAAAFCRIVARG is encoded by the coding sequence GTGGAAAACGCAGGAGACGCGCGGCCCGCGGCGGAGACGCCGGGAGGTGCGGCGCCGGAAGACGACGCTCCACCGCCTGCGTTCGCGACCCGTCTTGCCGAAGCCGGCAAGATGCTCAGGAGCGGAGCACCGGCCGAGTCTCCCGTCGCCGCGATCGCACGAGCCCTCCTTGTCGTGTCCGAGGCGGACCACGCCGCGATCTTCTTCCGCTCGCCTACCGGCGTCGTGACCTGCCCATGGTCGCACAACTTGTCGGAGCAGTACGTCGCCGAGCTCGCCACGCCGGACGGCGTCAACCCGTGGATTCACATCCTCCGCCATCCGGAGCTCACCTGCATGGATCTGCCGAAGACGCGGCGGAGAGTCGATCCCGCGCCGTGGATCGTGCCCGACGTGCTGGCGCTGTCCTCCGATCACGCGGCGCTCCTTGACCGGTTCGTACGCGAGAACCTCCGGGCGATGTTCGTGTGGCCGCTCAGCCGGGACGGCCGCGTCACGGCAGCGCTGGCGTGCTACTACGACACGCCGCACGAGTGCGCCGAAGAGGAACAGCAGACGATGCGTGCGTTCGCGGCGCAGGCGACAGCCGTCCTCGGCGAGGACCCTTCGCCCGCCGGCGGCCCGGTCCGGCGCGACACGCAGCAAGCGCCCGGAGCGGGGTGGCCGCGCCGCGCGCCGACGGGCCCCGCCGTCGCGGACAGACCGTCGACTCCGGCCCAACCCGCCGCGGCCGCCGAAGCGGCCGGACTCGCAGCGGAGCGCGCCGCGCTGGAGGCCGACGCGCACCGGCTCGCGGGCGAACGCGAAAAGCTCGCGGCGGCGCGGCAGGAGCTCGAGACCGCCCAGGCACACGCGGCGGAGGCACGCCGGCGCATCGCGGCCGAGCAGCAGCAGGTCGCGGACGAACGGGGGCGCCTCACCGAAGCGCAGCGCAGCCATGCCGCCGAGCGCGACCGGCTGGCCGGCGTGCAACGCCAAGTCGAGGTCGAACGGGTACGGCTGGCGGAAGCCCGCGCAGCGTTCGATGCTGAACGAGCCCGACACGAGGGCGACGGCGAACGGCTGACCGCGGCCCGGACCGAAGCCGCGAGCGAAGAGACGCGCCTCGCGGCGGATCGTACCCGGCTGCACGAGGAGCATACGCGCCTCGAAACGCTGCGCCGAGACCTGGAAGCGCAAGGGGTCCGGCTCGCCGGCGACCGAGCCGCGCTCGAGGCGGATACCCGGCGCTTCGCGGATTCGCAGGCGATTCTCGCCGCGGAGAAGGACCGCCTGGCGGAAACGCGGCGGGCGCTGGAGGCGGAGGCCGTCCGCCTCAGCGCCGAGCGCCGGGCGCTGGACGCAGAGCGCGCGCAGCCGGCCGCGCCACCGGGGGCGGCGGACGCCGCACCGGCCAAGGACCGGCAGTTCACCGGAACGGAAGAGAAACGGGTCCCGCCGGTCCACGAGGTGGAACCCGTGGCGACGACCTATGCCGACCTCGTCGGCCGGGTGGGCGTGGCGAATGTATCGGACATAGACAAGCAAATTGTCGCGGTGGCGCGGCACCTGGATGCGCACAACGGCCACATCGCGGACTACGGCAAGCGTCTGGCCGAGTGGGCGGAAGCGCTCGCGCGCGCGCTCCGGTGCTCCGATCAGGACGTGGCGTCGACGCGCCGGGCCGCGCTGCTCCACGACATCGGCAAGATCGACGTACCCGCAGCGACGCTGAAAAAGGCGACGGCGCCGACGGACGACGAGCTCGGCATGATCAGACAAGAACCGGCCATCGCTCATCAGATGCTCAAGGACGCCGACGGTCTGAACGACGTTGCGACGATTCTCCGTCACCGTTTTGAGCGCTGGGATGGCGCCGGGCATCCGGACCGGCTCACAGGGAAGGCGATCCCTCTCGGTGCTCGCGTTCTGGCCGTCGTGGACGCCTACGGCGAAATGATTACGGGCCGCCCCGGCGTTCCGAAACTCTACTATCGCGACGCGATCGCGGGGCTCCAGCGTGAGTCCGGGACGCGTTTCGACCCGGAAGTAGCCGCCGCGTTCTGCCGCATCGTCGCGCGCGGCTAG
- a CDS encoding NAD-dependent deacylase translates to MLERIRLAGDFLRRSRWTAVLTGAGVSTESGLPDFRSTPSPRRGGGLWTGVDPMRVASATAFARDPDAFYEFYRRRLSHLAGAEPNPAHRAIARLEAIGLVQLVITQNVDRLHQAAGSREVVEVHGNLAEARCQSCGTVAPVGEMTRQLEAGGRPRCAACGGRLRPNVVLFEEMLPAAAYGRAEDACRRCDVLLVAGSSLEVYPVAGLPRRAKEHGATIVIVNREPTTCDGLADVVLRGQAGEILPDIVRTVEQGTVWPHPPQDPGNRRG, encoded by the coding sequence GTGTTGGAACGCATCCGCCTCGCCGGCGACTTCCTGCGACGGAGTCGATGGACCGCGGTGTTGACCGGCGCCGGCGTCAGCACCGAGTCGGGGCTCCCGGACTTTCGGTCGACGCCGTCGCCCCGCCGAGGCGGCGGGTTGTGGACCGGGGTGGATCCAATGCGCGTGGCTTCGGCGACGGCGTTCGCGCGCGACCCCGACGCGTTTTACGAATTCTACCGGCGGCGCCTGTCTCACCTGGCGGGCGCCGAGCCCAATCCGGCGCACCGGGCGATCGCGCGGCTCGAGGCGATCGGCCTCGTTCAGCTGGTGATCACCCAGAACGTGGACCGGCTTCACCAAGCGGCCGGCTCGCGAGAAGTTGTGGAAGTGCACGGCAATCTGGCCGAAGCGCGATGCCAGTCGTGCGGCACGGTCGCGCCGGTGGGGGAGATGACGCGGCAGCTCGAGGCCGGCGGCCGCCCGCGATGCGCGGCCTGCGGCGGCCGGCTCAGGCCGAACGTCGTGCTCTTCGAGGAGATGCTGCCGGCGGCGGCGTACGGCCGCGCTGAGGACGCGTGCCGGCGCTGCGATGTGCTGCTGGTGGCGGGATCGTCCCTCGAAGTCTACCCCGTCGCGGGACTGCCGCGGCGGGCCAAAGAGCACGGCGCGACGATCGTCATCGTGAACAGGGAGCCGACGACGTGCGACGGCCTTGCAGACGTCGTCCTCCGGGGGCAGGCGGGAGAGATCCTTCCGGACATCGTCAGGACCGTCGAGCAGGGAACGGTATGGCCGCACCCGCCGCAAGACCCAGGAAACCGCCGAGGCTAG
- a CDS encoding EVE domain-containing protein: protein MAYFLAKTEPSEYSIDDLKREGTAVWDGVRNPAAVNAIKTMKPGDTVIIYHSGPETAVAGLATVVSPPRPAKDDPRSWEADFKYVGHAKRRVTLRDIKESHEFDGLPLVRQGRLSTMAVPAAFWKWLRKQGAF from the coding sequence GTGGCATACTTCCTCGCGAAAACCGAGCCGAGCGAATACTCAATCGACGACCTCAAGCGTGAGGGCACGGCGGTGTGGGACGGCGTGCGCAACCCGGCCGCCGTCAACGCGATCAAAACGATGAAGCCCGGAGACACCGTCATCATCTACCATTCGGGACCCGAGACGGCCGTCGCCGGCCTGGCCACCGTCGTGTCGCCGCCGCGGCCGGCCAAGGACGACCCGCGATCGTGGGAGGCGGATTTCAAGTACGTCGGGCACGCCAAGCGGCGGGTGACCCTGCGGGACATCAAAGAATCGCATGAGTTTGACGGCCTGCCGCTGGTGCGCCAGGGCCGGCTGAGTACCATGGCGGTGCCGGCAGCGTTCTGGAAGTGGCTGCGGAAACAGGGCGCGTTCTAG
- a CDS encoding non-heme iron oxygenase ferredoxin subunit yields MAEVKVTQASRVVPGTGVVVDAAGQAIAVFNVGGTYYAIANACTHRGGPLGEGRLDGTTVTCPWHGSQFDVTSGQVRRGPAQQPVVSYPVRVQGDDVLVSLP; encoded by the coding sequence ATGGCCGAGGTGAAGGTGACCCAAGCCAGCCGCGTGGTACCGGGGACGGGCGTGGTCGTCGACGCCGCGGGGCAGGCAATCGCGGTATTCAACGTCGGCGGGACGTATTACGCGATTGCCAACGCCTGTACGCATCGGGGCGGACCGCTTGGCGAGGGGCGCTTGGACGGGACCACGGTTACCTGCCCATGGCACGGCAGCCAGTTCGACGTAACGTCCGGCCAGGTGCGGCGGGGACCCGCGCAGCAGCCGGTCGTCTCGTATCCCGTGCGGGTGCAGGGGGATGACGTCTTGGTATCGCTCCCGTGA
- a CDS encoding xanthine dehydrogenase family protein molybdopterin-binding subunit: MSSPAPAAPVYAIVGTRRPRIDAAAFARGTARYATDTAAPGMLHCRLLYAQRAPARITGLSVEAARRLPGVLAVATAADAPSMPPTGMSIAARHLFARDDVRTIADVIAAVAAVDDETARRAVELIEVAYEDLPGAFTLETALAPGAPMVHPGKAEYPGAQWLTRYRVAEPGNVATHFRLRKGDVAAARAHAHVVVHGRFQTQRMEHFSMEPHAAVVNYDPATQRVTLWASTGKPFRTIIQMGELLRLPMNRVNAVYVPTGGDFGGKGEVTIEPYCAVLSMMTGRPVKGVYTREEEFFAATCKTPFDITMALGTDGDGRLLFAEGDLRLDTGAYNSMPAMVATYAAILFEGPYAVPNVAVDARCVFTHNVMSGSFRGFGSPQVAFAREALLDEASVRLGLDPVEIRLRNAWTTGAVTVMGQVLRPERHSVTVRDTITAAADAAGWRARRAGAAAPGKPGSRTRRGIGVATAHHALGGPAVIGTDTATAFVKANPDGTVTLITGAADVGQGIDTALGQIVGEELRVPAGRIAIAMKTTDGVPDDQGASASRTMYSVGNAARHAALNLKEKLLGLAAEMLEADRQDLEWGQGAAYVRGMPARALTLTDLVRHSMRLRGEQPIGSGVHHGHGVALDERGRGEVQSFEYSTQIAEVEVDLDTGAVRVLRLVNAQEVGRAINPLIVEGQIEGGMVMGLGFALFEEVVCSDGQVLNPFAFDYRVPRAEDTPEITTVLLEHRDPIGPYGAKGCGEICMDPTAAAIANAVADAIGARVTSLPITPEKVLRALRGKVGR; the protein is encoded by the coding sequence ATGAGTTCGCCGGCCCCCGCCGCACCGGTATACGCGATCGTCGGCACGCGCCGGCCGCGCATCGACGCGGCCGCCTTCGCCCGCGGCACCGCCCGTTACGCGACCGACACCGCGGCGCCGGGAATGCTGCACTGCCGGCTTCTGTACGCACAGCGGGCTCCGGCGCGGATCACGGGCCTCAGCGTCGAGGCCGCGCGGCGGCTGCCGGGCGTCCTGGCCGTGGCCACGGCCGCCGACGCCCCGTCGATGCCACCGACCGGCATGAGCATCGCCGCGAGGCATTTGTTCGCACGCGACGACGTCAGGACGATCGCGGACGTGATCGCCGCCGTGGCCGCCGTCGACGACGAGACCGCGCGCCGCGCCGTGGAGTTGATCGAGGTCGCGTACGAGGACCTGCCGGGCGCGTTTACGCTCGAGACGGCACTGGCGCCGGGCGCGCCGATGGTGCATCCCGGGAAGGCCGAGTATCCGGGCGCCCAGTGGCTCACGCGCTACCGGGTCGCGGAGCCCGGCAACGTCGCGACGCATTTCCGCCTGCGGAAGGGGGACGTCGCGGCCGCGCGCGCGCACGCGCACGTCGTCGTGCACGGCCGGTTCCAGACGCAGCGGATGGAGCATTTTTCGATGGAGCCTCACGCCGCGGTCGTCAACTACGATCCCGCGACGCAGCGGGTGACCCTGTGGGCGTCCACCGGCAAGCCGTTTCGGACGATCATCCAGATGGGCGAGCTGCTGCGGCTGCCGATGAATCGCGTGAACGCGGTCTACGTGCCGACCGGCGGCGACTTTGGCGGCAAGGGCGAAGTGACGATCGAGCCGTACTGCGCGGTGCTCTCGATGATGACCGGCCGTCCGGTGAAGGGCGTCTACACCCGCGAGGAAGAGTTTTTTGCCGCGACCTGCAAGACGCCCTTCGACATAACGATGGCGCTGGGCACCGACGGCGACGGCCGGCTGCTCTTTGCCGAGGGTGACCTCCGGCTCGATACCGGCGCGTACAACTCGATGCCGGCGATGGTGGCCACGTACGCCGCGATCCTGTTCGAGGGGCCCTACGCCGTGCCGAACGTCGCCGTCGATGCGCGCTGTGTGTTTACGCACAACGTGATGAGCGGGTCGTTCCGCGGATTCGGCAGCCCGCAGGTCGCGTTCGCCCGGGAGGCGCTGCTCGACGAGGCGTCGGTCCGCCTCGGCCTCGATCCCGTGGAGATCCGGCTGCGCAACGCGTGGACGACCGGCGCGGTCACGGTGATGGGGCAGGTGCTGCGTCCCGAGCGGCACAGCGTCACCGTGCGCGACACCATCACCGCAGCGGCGGACGCGGCGGGCTGGCGGGCGCGCCGGGCCGGCGCCGCGGCGCCCGGGAAGCCCGGCTCGAGAACGCGGCGGGGCATCGGCGTCGCGACGGCGCACCACGCGCTCGGGGGCCCCGCGGTGATCGGGACGGACACGGCGACCGCCTTCGTCAAGGCCAATCCGGACGGCACGGTGACGCTGATCACCGGGGCGGCCGATGTGGGCCAGGGCATCGACACCGCGCTGGGCCAGATCGTCGGCGAGGAACTCCGGGTGCCGGCCGGCCGGATCGCGATTGCGATGAAGACGACGGACGGCGTGCCCGACGATCAAGGCGCCTCGGCGAGCCGCACCATGTACTCGGTCGGCAACGCGGCGCGGCACGCGGCGCTCAATCTGAAGGAGAAGCTGCTCGGGCTCGCCGCGGAGATGCTGGAGGCGGACCGGCAGGATCTGGAGTGGGGGCAGGGCGCGGCGTATGTTCGGGGGATGCCGGCCCGGGCGTTGACGCTAACCGATCTCGTCCGCCACTCGATGCGACTACGCGGCGAGCAGCCGATCGGCTCCGGCGTGCACCACGGCCACGGCGTCGCGCTTGACGAACGCGGGCGGGGCGAGGTGCAGAGCTTCGAATATTCGACGCAGATCGCCGAGGTCGAGGTCGATCTCGACACCGGTGCCGTCCGCGTGCTGCGCCTCGTGAACGCGCAGGAGGTCGGCCGCGCGATCAACCCGCTGATCGTCGAAGGGCAGATCGAAGGCGGGATGGTGATGGGCCTCGGGTTCGCGCTCTTCGAGGAAGTCGTCTGCAGCGACGGCCAGGTGTTGAACCCGTTTGCCTTCGACTACCGTGTGCCGCGGGCGGAGGATACGCCGGAGATTACGACCGTGCTGCTCGAGCACCGCGACCCGATCGGCCCCTACGGGGCCAAAGGCTGCGGCGAGATCTGCATGGATCCGACCGCCGCGGCGATCGCCAACGCCGTGGCGGACGCGATCGGCGCGCGCGTGACCTCGCTGCCGATCACGCCGGAGAAAGTGCTGCGGGCCCTCCGCGGCAAGGTCGGCCGGTGA
- a CDS encoding DUF1116 domain-containing protein, whose product MTRRLPDRAPEAAERRRAANAAALARLTAGHPFLIDVRAALDVVPGMTPDLILHAGPPLDWDEMVPPMRAAVQGALVHAGRCATPAEAGALVRDGRVRFAPAHDHGMVGPMAGVVCAAMPVFVVRNEAHGNLAFATINEGLGRVLRFGANDETVLERLAWIRDVLAPSLAAAIRRSGPVDLRRMVSEALHRGDEAHNRNKAGTALFIRHVAPHLCRAVDGGVAARCLEFIGGNDHFFLNLSIAHSKALTDAVGTAPHSSLVTAMAGNGVRFGLRVAGLGAEWVTAPPDPPVGRMFPGFTRDDGVPLMGDSYVSEVAGIGAFALAAAPAIAGFIGGTAGEMTAHTLRMYGITLGEHPWYTIPALDFRGTPVGIDAEAVAATGVQPILNTGIAGRRAGVGQVGAGIAAAPLACFAAAAARLDR is encoded by the coding sequence GTGACACGGCGACTGCCGGATCGCGCACCAGAGGCGGCCGAGCGGCGTCGGGCGGCCAACGCCGCGGCACTCGCGCGCCTCACCGCCGGCCATCCGTTCCTGATCGACGTCCGGGCGGCCCTCGATGTCGTCCCGGGGATGACGCCCGATCTCATCCTCCACGCGGGTCCGCCCCTCGACTGGGATGAGATGGTGCCGCCGATGCGCGCGGCCGTGCAGGGCGCGCTCGTTCACGCCGGACGCTGCGCCACGCCCGCGGAGGCCGGCGCGCTCGTTCGGGACGGCCGCGTCCGTTTCGCGCCGGCCCACGACCACGGCATGGTGGGGCCGATGGCCGGTGTCGTGTGCGCCGCGATGCCGGTGTTCGTGGTGCGCAACGAGGCCCACGGCAACCTCGCGTTTGCGACGATCAACGAAGGCCTCGGTCGCGTGCTGCGATTCGGCGCCAACGATGAGACGGTCCTGGAGCGGCTCGCCTGGATCCGGGACGTGCTGGCGCCTTCGCTCGCCGCCGCCATCCGCCGCAGCGGGCCGGTCGATCTCCGCCGGATGGTGTCGGAGGCGCTGCACCGCGGCGACGAAGCGCACAACCGGAACAAGGCCGGCACGGCGCTCTTCATCCGCCACGTCGCGCCCCATCTCTGCCGCGCCGTGGACGGCGGCGTCGCGGCCCGGTGCCTCGAGTTCATCGGCGGCAACGATCACTTCTTCCTCAACCTGTCGATCGCGCACAGCAAGGCGCTGACGGACGCCGTGGGAACGGCGCCGCACAGCAGCCTCGTCACGGCGATGGCGGGGAACGGGGTGCGGTTCGGCCTGCGGGTGGCGGGGCTCGGCGCGGAATGGGTCACCGCGCCGCCTGATCCGCCGGTCGGTCGGATGTTCCCGGGGTTCACGCGGGACGACGGCGTCCCGCTGATGGGCGATTCCTACGTCTCGGAGGTCGCGGGGATCGGCGCGTTTGCGCTCGCGGCGGCGCCGGCGATCGCGGGTTTCATCGGCGGCACCGCCGGCGAGATGACGGCGCATACGCTGAGGATGTACGGGATCACGCTGGGCGAGCATCCATGGTACACGATTCCGGCGCTCGATTTCCGCGGCACCCCGGTCGGCATCGACGCCGAGGCGGTCGCGGCGACCGGCGTTCAGCCGATTCTCAACACCGGAATCGCCGGCCGGCGAGCCGGGGTGGGACAGGTCGGCGCCGGCATCGCGGCGGCGCCGCTCGCGTGCTTCGCGGCCGCCGCCGCCCGTCTGGACCGATGA
- a CDS encoding xanthine dehydrogenase family protein subunit M, with the protein MLQPFRLHEPTTVGEASGLLARLGDEGRIYAGGTELLLAMKQGLLRYSDLVNIKRIGLDGIAFDEAAGTLRVGATTTHRSVERSPAVGARYPMLAAMERHLANVRVRAVGTVGGNLSFAEPHSDLATVLLLYGATVRIGGASGPRVIGVAELLVDAYTTSLAPDELLLGIDIPALPAGAGADYRKFAFFERPSVGAGAALIPGQGGALAEARVAVGCVGPVPRRVAEAESALAGVSLRNGAFERAASRAAEAVRHACDPVDDLYGSAEYKRHLAGVLTERALAAARDRILARGRHGEGRG; encoded by the coding sequence GTGCTGCAGCCGTTCCGACTGCACGAGCCCACGACCGTGGGCGAGGCTTCCGGCCTGCTCGCGCGGCTCGGCGACGAAGGCCGCATCTACGCGGGCGGCACCGAACTGCTGCTGGCGATGAAGCAGGGCCTGCTGCGCTATTCGGATCTCGTGAACATCAAGCGCATCGGGCTGGACGGTATCGCGTTCGATGAAGCGGCGGGGACGCTGCGCGTGGGCGCCACGACCACTCACCGGTCGGTCGAGCGGTCGCCGGCCGTCGGCGCGCGCTACCCGATGCTCGCGGCGATGGAGCGGCACCTCGCGAACGTCCGCGTGCGGGCCGTCGGCACCGTGGGCGGGAATTTGTCCTTCGCGGAGCCGCACTCCGATCTCGCGACGGTCCTGCTGCTTTACGGCGCGACGGTCCGGATCGGCGGGGCCTCCGGCCCGCGGGTGATCGGCGTGGCGGAGCTGCTGGTCGATGCGTATACGACGTCGCTCGCGCCTGATGAGCTGCTGCTCGGGATCGATATCCCGGCGCTCCCCGCCGGGGCCGGCGCGGACTATCGCAAGTTCGCGTTTTTCGAGCGGCCGTCGGTCGGCGCCGGCGCGGCGTTGATACCTGGACAGGGCGGTGCCCTCGCGGAGGCCCGGGTGGCGGTGGGCTGCGTGGGGCCCGTGCCGCGCCGCGTCGCCGAAGCCGAGTCCGCGCTCGCCGGCGTATCCCTGCGGAACGGCGCGTTTGAGCGCGCGGCGTCGCGGGCGGCCGAAGCCGTGCGCCACGCCTGCGATCCGGTCGACGACCTGTACGGCTCGGCCGAGTATAAGCGGCACCTGGCCGGCGTGCTGACGGAGCGCGCGCTGGCCGCTGCGCGTGACCGGATTCTGGCGCGAGGGCGGCACGGGGAGGGCCGAGGATGA
- a CDS encoding (2Fe-2S)-binding protein, producing MIREERPGGEPAAPQHVAIEAQVNGRRVRGNVPAHRTLLDFLREDLALTAAKRACDVQVCGACTVLVDGLAVSACTYLAFEINGRSVETCEGLARPGELHPIQRAFVDAGALQCGYCTPGMVMITKALLADHPRPSVEQIKEYLHGNICRCTGYKKILDAVLAAAGAK from the coding sequence ATGATCCGGGAAGAGCGCCCCGGCGGCGAGCCGGCGGCGCCGCAACACGTCGCGATCGAGGCGCAGGTCAACGGCCGTCGAGTCCGGGGCAACGTGCCGGCGCACCGGACGCTGTTGGATTTTCTTCGCGAAGACCTCGCGCTGACCGCCGCCAAGCGGGCGTGCGACGTGCAGGTCTGCGGCGCCTGCACGGTCCTGGTGGACGGCCTCGCGGTGAGCGCCTGCACGTACCTGGCGTTCGAGATCAACGGCAGGTCGGTTGAGACCTGTGAGGGTCTTGCCCGTCCGGGGGAACTGCACCCCATCCAGCGGGCGTTTGTGGACGCCGGGGCGCTGCAGTGCGGGTACTGCACGCCCGGCATGGTCATGATCACGAAGGCGCTGCTCGCCGACCATCCGCGGCCATCGGTCGAGCAGATCAAAGAGTATCTGCACGGCAACATCTGCCGCTGTACCGGCTACAAGAAAATCCTCGACGCCGTGCTCGCCGCGGCCGGGGCGAAGTAA